The Virgibacillus dokdonensis genome includes a window with the following:
- a CDS encoding spore germination protein, translated as MQTERQPLFSSFEKNRDYMHERLAVDQSFDMIQRDLEYAGIKMALFVIDGFGKDEILLYIMQLFAELETEDLEPNVLKKLLERYIPYIEVDEANDLNEASDLVLGGPAALVVEGANKVIIIDARTYPARSPEEPDLERVVRGSRDGYVETIVFNTALTRRRVRDRSLRMQYLQIGRRSKTDICICYIEDIADKHRVESLKKKLEMIDTDGLPMAEKTIEEYISGRHWNPYPTVRYTERPDTAASHLYEGHVLIIIDGSPSVMITPATYAHHLQHAEEYRQKPLIGAYLRFVRFFAVIASIFILPLYYLFAKHADYLPANLQYIGPDEAGVVPLFVQFLLAEIGIDILRMAAIHTPSSLATALGLVAAIMIGEVSVQVGWFSHEVVLYLAVAAIGTYATPSYELSLANRLVRIFLLFAVALFGAIGYIVSITLWILYLVRMKSFNVAYFWPFIPFSYRPFRDVFLRSPIPLKNRRPAFLHPRDPDR; from the coding sequence ATGCAAACGGAAAGGCAGCCACTATTTTCATCATTTGAAAAAAACCGAGACTATATGCATGAGCGATTAGCAGTCGATCAAAGCTTTGATATGATTCAACGTGACTTGGAGTATGCAGGTATAAAGATGGCTTTGTTTGTTATTGATGGATTTGGCAAAGATGAAATATTACTTTATATCATGCAGCTTTTTGCTGAACTAGAGACGGAAGATTTAGAACCAAATGTATTAAAAAAATTACTTGAAAGATATATTCCTTACATTGAAGTAGATGAAGCGAATGATTTAAATGAAGCAAGCGACCTTGTCCTCGGCGGCCCAGCTGCATTAGTTGTAGAAGGCGCAAATAAAGTCATTATTATTGATGCAAGAACTTATCCTGCTCGCTCGCCAGAGGAACCCGATTTAGAGCGTGTTGTTCGAGGTTCTAGAGATGGATATGTGGAAACAATTGTCTTTAATACAGCTTTAACGAGAAGAAGGGTTCGAGATCGTTCTTTACGAATGCAGTATTTGCAAATTGGGAGAAGATCAAAAACAGATATTTGTATTTGTTATATTGAAGATATAGCTGATAAACATAGGGTAGAGAGCTTAAAAAAAAAGTTAGAAATGATTGATACAGATGGTTTGCCTATGGCTGAGAAAACTATTGAAGAGTATATTAGTGGGAGGCACTGGAATCCATATCCAACAGTAAGATATACAGAACGCCCAGATACAGCCGCTTCGCATCTTTATGAAGGCCATGTTCTCATTATTATTGATGGTTCACCTAGTGTAATGATAACTCCTGCAACATATGCTCATCATCTACAGCATGCAGAAGAATATAGACAAAAGCCATTAATCGGTGCCTATTTACGATTTGTACGATTTTTTGCTGTTATAGCTTCTATTTTCATCCTGCCATTATACTACTTATTTGCAAAACACGCTGATTATTTGCCAGCCAATTTGCAATATATAGGTCCTGATGAAGCTGGTGTTGTTCCGTTATTTGTCCAATTTCTACTAGCGGAAATCGGAATAGATATTCTACGTATGGCAGCCATTCATACACCTTCTTCGTTAGCCACTGCACTTGGTTTAGTTGCAGCTATTATGATCGGTGAGGTTTCTGTACAAGTAGGGTGGTTTTCCCATGAAGTTGTATTATATTTAGCGGTAGCAGCTATTGGTACATATGCAACACCAAGTTATGAGCTAAGCTTGGCTAATCGCTTAGTTCGTATCTTTCTTTTATTTGCTGTTGCTTTGTTTGGTGCTATTGGTTATATTGTTAGCATAACTCTTTGGATTTTGTATTTGGTTAGAATGAAATCGTTTAACGTTGCTTATTTTTGGCCGTTCATTCCCTTTTCCTATCGTCCGTTTCGAGATGTATTTTTGCGCTCGCCAATTCCGTTGAAAAATCGCAGACCTGCTTTCTTACACCCAAGAGACCCTGATCGATAA
- a CDS encoding YqgQ family protein has protein sequence MKTMYDIQQFLRKYGTFIYTGNRLGDLQMMELEINELYELGFIENKTYMEAKMILKKEITSTLKQKKGSH, from the coding sequence ATGAAAACGATGTATGATATACAGCAATTCTTAAGAAAGTATGGTACATTTATTTATACGGGAAATCGTTTAGGTGATTTACAAATGATGGAATTAGAAATAAATGAACTGTATGAGCTTGGCTTTATAGAAAATAAAACGTATATGGAAGCAAAAATGATACTAAAAAAAGAAATTACATCTACGCTGAAGCAGAAGAAAGGAAGTCATTAG
- a CDS encoding ROK family glucokinase, whose translation MEQIIIGMDIGGTTAKLGLISNDGEIIRKWEIPTNKNDGGKHIVDDIWNSVRQKLKHLHYKEEQVLGIGVGAPGFIEDETGFIYEAVNIGWKNYPLGELLSSQSKLPVFVENDANVAALGENWRGAGNQVANLIAVTLGTGVGGGIIANGRVVNGEAGIGGEIGHIIMDTNGSVCNCGRKGCLETIASATGIVRQAFELAEILPDSKLAKHVNIKGTITAKDVFQLANEGNVEAKQIVAHTTDILGLAIANMCVTISPAKVLIGGGVSKAGQPLLTAIEEAFNRYALPKVQQSCELKFAQLGNDAGIIGAAFLVKQKLEKKVFGEKI comes from the coding sequence ATGGAGCAAATAATTATTGGTATGGATATTGGAGGAACTACAGCCAAATTAGGATTAATTAGTAATGATGGAGAAATTATAAGAAAATGGGAAATTCCTACAAACAAAAATGATGGTGGTAAGCATATTGTAGATGATATCTGGAATTCAGTTCGCCAAAAATTAAAGCATTTGCATTATAAAGAAGAGCAAGTTCTCGGGATAGGTGTTGGCGCTCCAGGATTTATTGAAGATGAAACAGGATTTATTTATGAAGCGGTAAATATTGGGTGGAAAAATTACCCTCTAGGTGAATTACTAAGTAGTCAATCCAAACTTCCAGTATTTGTAGAAAACGATGCAAATGTAGCAGCCTTAGGAGAAAACTGGCGTGGAGCTGGTAATCAAGTAGCTAATCTAATTGCAGTTACACTTGGTACTGGTGTAGGTGGTGGCATTATTGCAAACGGTAGAGTAGTAAATGGAGAAGCCGGTATAGGTGGGGAAATTGGTCATATTATTATGGATACAAATGGTTCCGTATGTAATTGTGGTAGAAAAGGATGTTTAGAAACCATTGCTTCTGCTACCGGTATTGTGCGACAAGCGTTCGAATTAGCCGAGATTTTACCAGATAGTAAATTAGCTAAACATGTAAATATAAAAGGAACTATCACTGCAAAAGACGTCTTCCAATTAGCGAATGAAGGGAATGTAGAAGCAAAACAAATTGTCGCGCATACAACCGATATTTTAGGGTTGGCAATTGCAAACATGTGCGTTACTATTAGTCCAGCGAAAGTATTAATTGGAGGTGGTGTCTCGAAAGCTGGACAACCTTTGTTAACGGCTATAGAAGAAGCGTTTAACCGTTACGCTCTTCCAAAAGTACAACAAAGCTGTGAGTTAAAGTTTGCCCAATTAGGTAATGATGCAGGTATTATAGGCGCTGCTTTTTTAGTAAAGCAAAAGCTAGAGAAAAAAGTATTTGGTGAAAAAATCTAA
- a CDS encoding LTA synthase family protein, giving the protein MKQKINKVPLFILATILFGIKTYLVYRFMFSIDLENMMQEIILLINPFVSGFLIFALSVWIKKPQRQMKYLRYTILIGTLIIFANLVFYRSFTDFITIPQLFQASNAADLGSSILTLIKPYDILLFVDVVIIWFISRKQSVQVAAQYPKSGKVFALAMSFVLLAGNFFLAEMERPQLFTRAFDREYLVKNIGLFNYHIYDIATQAKAKTQRVFADGNELPEIQEYMDENMARNTTSELFGVAEGKNVIFINAESIQSFVINNDVNGEPITPFLNALTKDKDTFYFENFYHQTEQGKTSDSEFLVENSLYPLSRGAVFFTHGQNEYNAMPEILGENGYYSSVLHANNKSFWNRDQMYQSLGFDHYYGEESFEITEESSVGWGLKDKPFFEQSTDILQQMEKPFYTKLITLTNHFPFELDEEDRSIEPYDSNSNTLNNFFPTVRYMDESIELFFDELKRSGLYEDSIIVIMGDHYGISANHNKAMSQYLGKEEITPYDHIQLQRVPLFIHIPGFGKGEIKSEIAGQIDMKPTLLNLLGIKNKQDIQFGNDLFSKQRKDFVALRNGSFITDEYIYTNDTCYNKKTGDPVEENQEKGDSNETPSACDLTREQVERELDYSDDLIYGDLFRFIDFNKK; this is encoded by the coding sequence ATGAAACAGAAAATAAATAAGGTACCGTTATTTATACTAGCAACCATTTTATTTGGAATAAAAACATATCTTGTATACCGGTTTATGTTCTCGATTGATTTGGAAAATATGATGCAAGAGATTATATTACTTATTAATCCATTTGTATCTGGATTTTTAATATTTGCATTAAGTGTATGGATTAAAAAACCGCAAAGACAAATGAAATATTTACGTTATACGATTTTAATAGGCACGTTGATTATATTTGCGAATCTTGTTTTTTATCGATCGTTTACTGATTTTATTACGATACCGCAACTTTTTCAAGCGAGTAACGCTGCTGATTTGGGTTCAAGTATTTTAACATTGATTAAACCATATGATATTTTACTATTTGTAGACGTTGTTATAATCTGGTTTATTAGCCGAAAACAATCCGTTCAAGTTGCCGCGCAATACCCTAAAAGTGGGAAGGTCTTTGCGCTTGCTATGTCATTTGTTTTATTAGCGGGAAACTTCTTCTTAGCGGAAATGGAACGTCCACAATTGTTTACGCGTGCGTTTGATCGTGAGTATTTAGTAAAAAACATTGGTTTGTTTAATTATCATATCTATGATATTGCAACTCAAGCAAAAGCAAAGACGCAACGAGTGTTTGCGGATGGGAATGAGCTTCCGGAAATCCAAGAATATATGGACGAGAACATGGCTAGAAATACTACTTCCGAGTTGTTTGGGGTAGCAGAAGGTAAGAATGTAATCTTTATTAATGCGGAATCAATTCAAAGTTTTGTCATTAATAATGATGTTAACGGGGAGCCAATCACACCATTTTTGAATGCTTTAACGAAGGATAAAGATACTTTCTATTTTGAAAATTTTTATCACCAAACGGAGCAAGGAAAAACTTCTGATTCGGAGTTTCTTGTTGAAAATTCGTTATATCCGCTATCACGTGGCGCTGTTTTCTTTACCCACGGTCAAAATGAATATAATGCAATGCCGGAAATATTGGGTGAGAATGGATATTATTCTAGTGTCTTGCACGCGAATAATAAGAGTTTTTGGAATAGAGATCAAATGTATCAAAGTTTAGGGTTTGACCATTATTATGGGGAAGAATCTTTTGAAATAACAGAAGAAAGTTCGGTTGGCTGGGGATTAAAAGATAAACCGTTTTTTGAACAATCGACCGATATTCTACAGCAAATGGAGAAACCTTTTTATACGAAATTGATAACATTAACGAACCATTTTCCATTTGAGTTAGATGAAGAAGATCGATCTATTGAACCGTATGATTCCAATTCTAATACTTTAAATAATTTCTTTCCAACCGTTAGATATATGGATGAGTCCATTGAACTGTTCTTCGATGAATTAAAACGTTCTGGGTTATATGAAGACTCTATTATTGTTATTATGGGTGACCATTATGGAATTAGTGCAAATCACAATAAGGCAATGAGTCAGTATTTAGGAAAAGAAGAGATTACTCCTTACGATCACATTCAATTGCAACGTGTACCACTATTTATCCATATACCTGGTTTTGGAAAAGGGGAAATTAAATCTGAAATTGCTGGACAGATTGATATGAAACCTACATTGTTAAACTTACTAGGTATAAAAAATAAACAGGATATTCAATTTGGCAATGATTTGTTTAGTAAACAACGTAAAGATTTTGTAGCTTTACGAAATGGAAGCTTTATAACAGATGAGTATATTTATACAAATGATACGTGTTACAATAAGAAAACTGGAGACCCAGTTGAAGAAAATCAAGAGAAGGGCGATTCTAACGAAACTCCGAGTGCATGCGACTTGACTCGCGAGCAAGTAGAAAGAGAATTAGACTATTCCGATGATTTAATTTACGGTGACTTATTTCGTTTTATCGATTTCAATAAAAAATAA
- a CDS encoding IS1182 family transposase, with amino-acid sequence MDDSVRLHCLLCERMDYRELLQAYASKGRKPAVDPVILFKVITYAASQKIYSSRGIEKACRRDINFRWLLQGYAAPDHSTISRFKQKYLTDMVMEQLFFQQVVWLYQQEAITGETIYIDGTKIEAYANRYSFVWKKAITKHEAKMYTKWQALLEQINTTYCQIFTSPYETFLEDLKKVLVFLEKVKAKENITFVYGKGKRKTVLQRYHEQVKEMLQRKEHYDTSNQIMGEKRNSYSKTDHNATFMRMKDDPMRNGQLKPAYNVQAAVDAEFIVGINAFSDRNDTTTLIPMLQYVKEHLPFTYRNIVADSGYESEENYVYLKKQKQTAYIKPQNHERKKKASFKKDIRHRENMAYDKSTDTYTCANNQQLHAIRNYTRTSQTGYQSQVTVYECEDCXKLIV; translated from the coding sequence ATGGATGATTCGGTCCGGCTCCACTGCCTCTTATGTGAAAGGATGGATTATAGAGAACTACTACAGGCATACGCTTCCAAAGGGAGAAAACCAGCAGTCGATCCAGTCATCCTATTTAAGGTCATTACCTACGCAGCCTCGCAAAAAATCTACTCTTCCCGGGGGATAGAAAAAGCATGTCGTCGGGATATCAATTTCCGTTGGCTTCTTCAAGGGTATGCAGCTCCTGATCATTCTACTATCAGTCGTTTCAAGCAAAAATATCTGACCGATATGGTGATGGAACAGCTCTTCTTTCAACAAGTCGTGTGGCTTTATCAACAAGAAGCGATTACCGGTGAAACCATCTATATCGATGGCACCAAAATCGAAGCGTATGCCAATCGGTATTCTTTCGTATGGAAAAAGGCAATCACCAAACATGAAGCCAAGATGTATACCAAATGGCAAGCCCTGCTGGAACAGATCAATACAACATACTGTCAGATTTTCACCAGTCCTTACGAGACCTTTTTAGAAGATTTGAAAAAAGTGCTTGTTTTCCTGGAGAAAGTAAAAGCGAAAGAAAACATCACGTTCGTTTATGGAAAGGGGAAAAGAAAAACGGTCCTTCAACGTTATCATGAACAAGTAAAGGAAATGCTTCAACGTAAAGAACACTACGATACTTCCAATCAGATTATGGGAGAGAAACGAAACAGTTATTCTAAAACAGACCATAATGCCACGTTTATGCGAATGAAAGATGATCCTATGAGGAATGGTCAACTCAAACCAGCTTATAATGTCCAAGCTGCCGTGGATGCGGAATTTATCGTTGGGATCAATGCGTTTTCCGATCGAAACGACACAACAACATTAATTCCAATGCTTCAATACGTAAAGGAACATCTTCCCTTTACCTATCGCAACATCGTCGCAGATTCTGGATATGAAAGTGAAGAAAATTACGTGTATTTAAAGAAGCAAAAACAGACGGCCTATATCAAGCCGCAAAATCATGAACGCAAGAAAAAAGCTTCTTTCAAAAAGGACATCAGACACCGAGAAAACATGGCTTATGATAAAAGCACAGATACCTATACCTGTGCCAATAACCAGCAGCTGCATGCCATTAGAAACTACACGCGAACCTCGCAGACTGGCTATCAATCTCAGGTAACCGTCTACGAATGTGAAGATTGTNCCAAGCTAATCGTCTAA
- a CDS encoding DUF2759 family protein, which translates to MHIVLGVLFLLVAILAVVSIIRQLKYKNIFAIGFSAITALAFGFFAVATIISELGS; encoded by the coding sequence ATGCATATCGTATTAGGGGTTTTGTTTTTATTAGTAGCTATTCTTGCAGTTGTATCGATCATACGTCAACTAAAATACAAAAATATTTTTGCTATTGGTTTTTCTGCAATTACAGCGCTAGCGTTTGGATTCTTTGCTGTGGCAACCATTATTTCCGAATTAGGTAGTTAA
- a CDS encoding MBL fold metallo-hydrolase, with protein MHIHAMSLGPLGTNCYIVYDQEEALIIDPGGDAEKVTQFLQDHHVTPIAILLTHAHFDHIGAVDGLRKAYHIDVYLHELEANWLEDASKNGSLLFTQKKVETERPDQFLYPRKMALGDFSFHVLHTPGHSPGSVTFVFTTEKFIISGDVLFQQGIGRTDLPGGDFQQLEKSIKESIYTLDDAFIVYPGHGPKTNIQFEKQYNPFFTV; from the coding sequence ATGCATATACACGCAATGTCTTTAGGTCCATTAGGGACAAATTGTTATATTGTATACGATCAAGAAGAAGCGTTAATTATTGATCCAGGTGGTGATGCGGAGAAAGTTACGCAATTTTTACAAGATCATCACGTAACACCAATTGCTATTTTATTAACACATGCTCATTTTGACCATATTGGAGCAGTAGATGGATTACGAAAAGCATATCATATCGATGTTTATCTGCACGAATTGGAAGCCAACTGGCTTGAAGATGCTAGTAAGAATGGTTCACTGTTATTTACACAGAAAAAAGTAGAAACAGAAAGGCCGGATCAATTTTTATATCCAAGGAAGATGGCGCTTGGGGACTTTTCTTTTCATGTATTACATACGCCAGGTCATTCTCCTGGCAGTGTTACTTTCGTTTTTACAACAGAAAAATTCATTATTAGCGGAGATGTTTTATTTCAACAAGGAATTGGCCGTACAGATTTACCAGGAGGAGATTTTCAGCAACTAGAAAAGTCTATAAAAGAATCCATATATACGTTGGATGACGCTTTTATCGTTTATCCAGGTCATGGGCCAAAAACGAATATCCAATTTGAAAAGCAATATAACCCGTTCTTCACAGTGTGA
- a CDS encoding DUF2626 domain-containing protein, whose protein sequence is MDRMFRVLAFWTGIFTVMFFVGDMQKTALLFLVQTAFFLTLSYLKLSERMYMYLFGAYCTIFFIGFTWYSEFILVPGFGH, encoded by the coding sequence ATGGATCGAATGTTTCGTGTGTTAGCCTTTTGGACAGGAATTTTTACTGTAATGTTTTTCGTGGGAGATATGCAAAAAACCGCATTACTTTTTCTCGTTCAAACGGCCTTTTTCCTAACATTAAGTTATTTGAAACTTTCTGAACGCATGTATATGTATTTATTCGGGGCATACTGTACCATATTCTTTATTGGCTTTACATGGTATTCAGAATTTATACTTGTACCTGGTTTCGGACACTAA
- the comGG gene encoding competence type IV pilus minor pilin ComGG codes for MIKKSSITLNNAGFMFPFVLFITVLVLMIITATAYHYQNNIVMTKNQIEQLKIETMVQMSRKKVKQELIQNGELKEQMDFSFPYGDVSLRINAIPSNKYTLLFTITTDNQSTIQLRGFLKPSL; via the coding sequence ATGATAAAAAAATCATCTATTACCCTTAATAACGCTGGGTTTATGTTCCCGTTTGTACTATTTATTACAGTTCTCGTGTTAATGATTATAACAGCTACTGCCTATCACTATCAAAACAATATAGTTATGACAAAGAATCAAATCGAACAATTAAAAATAGAGACAATGGTGCAAATGTCACGAAAAAAAGTCAAGCAAGAACTCATTCAAAATGGAGAGCTAAAAGAACAAATGGATTTTTCATTTCCTTATGGTGACGTTTCTTTACGTATAAACGCTATACCTTCTAATAAGTATACATTGCTTTTCACCATCACAACGGACAATCAATCCACAATCCAACTGAGAGGGTTTCTTAAACCCTCTTTATAG
- a CDS encoding competence type IV pilus minor pilin ComGF — protein MRNKQTKKSVFMPSHLEYGFTFVTTSISIVVLVFSIPFVSYLLRQVSVDHAMNDLSVGQFFIFMRNEVMQAEEIKIYPHQLKLSMHNGDEATFEKYGNLIRRQVDGTGHEIYLRDIKDITFSPLSYGFHIIITTMKGEKYDKKIIYYP, from the coding sequence ATGCGAAACAAACAAACGAAGAAGTCTGTCTTTATGCCGAGCCATCTTGAATATGGTTTTACATTTGTTACAACATCCATTTCCATTGTAGTTTTAGTTTTTAGTATTCCATTTGTTAGTTATCTATTACGCCAAGTTTCCGTAGACCATGCAATGAATGATTTATCCGTTGGACAGTTTTTTATATTTATGCGTAATGAAGTTATGCAAGCGGAAGAGATAAAAATATATCCTCATCAATTAAAACTGTCTATGCATAATGGAGATGAAGCTACATTTGAAAAGTATGGTAACCTTATAAGAAGACAAGTTGATGGTACCGGTCATGAAATATATTTACGGGATATAAAAGACATTACATTCTCCCCTCTTTCTTACGGATTTCACATTATCATTACTACCATGAAGGGGGAAAAGTATGATAAAAAAATCATCTATTACCCTTAA
- a CDS encoding prepilin-type N-terminal cleavage/methylation domain-containing protein, translating to MKKVNGFTLIEVIIASSLLFSLMLVLVPAFSILHVEQTVLHDRLAIAYKLHDEMQPIIWENDNFRTNYHLLVNKQTVTIEIDNEHNYLKGCAYWKNAKQTNEEVCLYAEPS from the coding sequence TTGAAAAAAGTTAATGGATTTACTCTCATTGAAGTTATTATTGCATCGAGTTTATTGTTTTCGTTAATGTTAGTTTTAGTACCTGCTTTTTCTATTCTTCATGTAGAACAAACAGTATTACATGACCGGCTAGCAATTGCCTATAAACTTCACGACGAAATGCAGCCAATCATTTGGGAAAACGATAATTTTAGGACAAATTATCATTTACTTGTCAATAAACAAACCGTAACGATAGAAATTGATAATGAGCACAACTACTTGAAGGGATGTGCATATTGGAAAAATGCGAAACAAACAAACGAAGAAGTCTGTCTTTATGCCGAGCCATCTTGA
- the comGD gene encoding competence type IV pilus minor pilin ComGD — MKVIPEKFATKRIKQTNGFTLIEMVFVMSIMFIMLGLLLPPLSANVNKMESDHVIDKLASDVMTIQHMHATTNGTVRIQLYRDKYVILKSTKVLKQVSLPEGFWFNQNGKHFLEFHKGGSIKQPRTFFLYSPTTKYKIIFPFGKGRFRVEKS; from the coding sequence ATGAAAGTAATACCGGAAAAGTTCGCAACTAAACGCATAAAGCAAACCAATGGTTTTACGCTGATCGAAATGGTGTTTGTTATGAGTATTATGTTCATTATGTTGGGGCTGCTGTTACCTCCACTTTCTGCAAATGTAAATAAAATGGAAAGTGATCACGTTATTGATAAACTAGCTTCGGACGTTATGACTATACAGCATATGCATGCTACTACAAATGGAACGGTTAGGATTCAACTATACAGAGATAAATATGTCATATTAAAATCAACTAAAGTTTTAAAGCAAGTTTCCCTCCCAGAAGGATTCTGGTTTAATCAAAATGGAAAGCATTTTTTAGAGTTTCATAAGGGTGGCAGTATTAAACAACCTCGAACATTCTTTCTATACTCGCCCACGACAAAATATAAAATAATCTTCCCGTTTGGTAAAGGACGGTTTCGTGTTGAAAAAAGTTAA
- the comGC gene encoding competence type IV pilus major pilin ComGC, which translates to MWKKNNAFTLIEMLIVLMIISVLIILIVPNLGKRSQEVNSKGCEALVAVVQAQVDAYYAEHHQFPTNLDALVPEYIHEDQKSCNDKELSYESNTGKVRN; encoded by the coding sequence ATGTGGAAGAAAAATAACGCTTTTACTTTAATTGAAATGCTAATTGTTCTAATGATTATTTCCGTGTTAATTATTCTGATCGTTCCTAATTTAGGGAAACGCAGCCAAGAAGTAAACAGCAAAGGTTGTGAAGCATTGGTAGCAGTTGTTCAAGCTCAGGTCGATGCATATTATGCTGAACATCATCAGTTCCCGACTAATTTAGACGCACTAGTGCCAGAGTACATTCATGAAGATCAGAAATCCTGTAACGACAAGGAACTAAGCTATGAAAGTAATACCGGAAAAGTTCGCAACTAA
- the comGB gene encoding competence type IV pilus assembly protein ComGB yields MDIFLKHPLKKHIKLSNQQQLRFLKRLNHLLTNGYPLIEALNSIAWTKPFSNLSKKIIFELKNGASFDQALQKSAFHPSITNYLSFSMSNENLQGNIQRCYKMFEQKLKYSSKFKQAIRYPILLLTIFLPILILLKQLVLPSFIELYQGIPGSSTILVIAISLIDWLLLLCIITFITVCILALSWQRMKRSISIKRQIRLYTRIPIYRAFLTTQTSFLFATQFSTLIQTGLSFKAILQQMMYQKKHPLIAHYAKLMTTQLREGRQLPTLLSQFDFLDKPISNIFQKDSNTATLKMDLHVYAEGLMEEMETNMLKLITYIQPMFFIIIGCFVLFIYITLMWPMFQLIKTI; encoded by the coding sequence ATGGATATATTTCTAAAACATCCTTTGAAGAAACATATTAAACTGTCAAATCAACAACAATTGCGGTTTTTAAAACGCTTAAACCATCTTTTAACCAATGGATACCCTCTTATTGAAGCATTAAATAGTATAGCTTGGACAAAACCGTTTAGTAATTTGTCTAAAAAAATTATATTTGAATTAAAAAATGGCGCTTCATTTGATCAAGCTTTACAAAAAAGCGCTTTTCATCCATCTATTACGAATTACCTCTCCTTTTCAATGTCCAATGAAAATTTACAAGGAAATATACAGCGTTGCTACAAAATGTTTGAGCAAAAACTGAAATACAGTAGCAAGTTTAAACAAGCTATCCGCTATCCCATTCTTTTGTTAACGATTTTCTTGCCTATACTGATTCTGCTCAAGCAACTAGTGCTTCCCTCTTTTATTGAACTATACCAAGGAATACCAGGATCTTCGACAATTTTAGTTATAGCCATTTCCCTCATTGATTGGTTACTCCTATTATGCATCATTACATTCATTACAGTTTGTATCCTCGCACTTAGCTGGCAACGTATGAAACGTTCCATATCAATAAAGAGACAAATTAGATTATATACTCGCATTCCGATTTACAGAGCTTTTTTAACCACACAAACTTCTTTTTTATTTGCTACTCAATTTAGTACTTTAATTCAAACAGGCCTTTCCTTTAAAGCAATTCTTCAACAAATGATGTATCAAAAGAAACACCCGCTTATTGCTCACTATGCCAAGCTTATGACAACACAATTGAGAGAAGGGCGACAACTTCCAACTTTGCTAAGTCAGTTTGATTTTTTAGATAAGCCAATTTCTAATATTTTCCAAAAGGATAGCAATACAGCAACTTTGAAAATGGACTTACATGTTTATGCAGAAGGGTTAATGGAAGAAATGGAAACAAATATGCTCAAACTCATCACCTATATTCAACCTATGTTTTTTATCATAATTGGCTGCTTTGTTTTATTTATCTATATAACACTAATGTGGCCTATGTTCCAACTTATCAAAACGATTTAA